A stretch of DNA from Candidatus Hydrogenedentota bacterium:
CAAGCCATTTTGCTGCTATAGCGATAGTTTGTTTGCTATAGCGATCGGCCAAGGCACCAAAAATGGCGGGAAATAAAATAAAGGGCAGTGAAAACAAAAAGGTGGCGAAGGCGGGTACAAAAGTATCCGCTGTGAATCTGCCGAAATAAAGATAATCACCATTATTTCCGGAAAACGCCTTGAAGGATGCCAGAAGATAAAAGGTGATCACCCACTGGTAGAGATTATCATTGAATGCGCCCTGAAATTGGGTAACCATGAGCGCCCAAAAGCCTCGTGGATTGAATACCCGTTCCTCACAACCATTCTCTTTGCGACTTACAACGTCCATAAATAGCCTCTCGTTCCAACGGCTCATTTCCAACGGCCCGGTTTTTGTAATGCCCCATACCCAAAGACAGGCAGGGGAGAGTTATTACAAGTTGTCCAAAGAAGAGCGCAATTAAAATTCCAATCAACTGGTCTTCTGCGACATATACTGAAAGACTGGAGCACCACCCTATCACAGGGTGCGTTATTGTTTCATTGATTCAGCTCGAATTTTTTCCATCTTAAAAATCATATCCTCACAATCGGCGTCTGTAAAGACCGTTAACGCGTTATGAATGGTTTCCCGATATACAGGCTCTACTTTATTAATGAGGAGCAGCCCTTTGCTTGTAAGAGAAATGTGGTAGATACGGCGATTGCCCACGACCGGATTCCGCTTAACCAGGTTCTTACTTTCCAGCTTGTCTAAAACAGAGGTGATACTCGCGCGCGTCACGACAAGCCGCTTGCCCAGATCCGATTGTGTCCATTCATTCCGCTTATACTTAAGCGCAAACAAGACGTTGAACTGCGCCTCAGTCAAACCAAAGCTGCGAAATAAATGCGATCCTTTTAGCGCAATGACATTGGCTGTACGAACAATATTCAACACCAATTCATGACGAATATCTTCCATGGGTTGTTCAAGTAAAAGTTCTTTATTAATTGATGCAGTCATTCATACCCCTTTATGCGGTAATACAATGAATTATCCAATTGCACGTTATTGTGTCATTATAAATCATACGATTGAGAAATGTAAAGCTTCTTACAGTTTCTTCGAGAGACAATACCACCCTTATAGTTGCCCCTTGGAAAATCCTCTAACCATGCAAGACATGAACCATACGAAAAGAGGACGAAGAAATAGCCGTCGAAAAGGGAGACACAAGGCTTGGTAAACATCGACAACCTACACCTTTCTAAGGACAACGAAGAATCCGGTGGTGTATGCTGCAGTGCGGAGAAGGAACCGCTGTAGGCGGGCGATTATTCGAAGCCGTGGTCTGTGGTTGTGCGTCATGTAAGCTATTCGTTTATGGTATACTTGTGC
This window harbors:
- a CDS encoding MarR family transcriptional regulator produces the protein MTASINKELLLEQPMEDIRHELVLNIVRTANVIALKGSHLFRSFGLTEAQFNVLFALKYKRNEWTQSDLGKRLVVTRASITSVLDKLESKNLVKRNPVVGNRRIYHISLTSKGLLLINKVEPVYRETIHNALTVFTDADCEDMIFKMEKIRAESMKQ